Proteins from a genomic interval of Halorubrum depositum:
- a CDS encoding bifunctional 4-hydroxy-2-oxoglutarate aldolase/2-dehydro-3-deoxy-phosphogluconate aldolase, with product MNETLSRLADTGVVAVLRGVEADQLIEITEALREGGVTAVEITADTPDVAGKLGEVTGSFGDEVVVGTGTVLDSETARTTLMAGAEFVVSPSLHEDVIETCNRYGAVTAPGVMTPTEAIRGYEAGADFVKVFPAKTVGPAHLGAMKGPLGQIPMMPTGGVSPDNAGDYVEAGAFAVGAGGALVDYDAADRGDYETITETAREFTRVVEEARTDG from the coding sequence ATGAACGAGACGCTCTCACGGCTCGCCGACACCGGCGTCGTCGCGGTGCTGCGCGGCGTCGAGGCCGACCAGCTCATCGAGATCACGGAGGCGCTCCGCGAGGGCGGAGTCACCGCCGTCGAGATCACCGCGGACACGCCCGACGTCGCCGGAAAGCTCGGCGAGGTGACGGGGTCGTTCGGCGACGAAGTGGTCGTCGGCACCGGCACCGTCCTCGACAGCGAGACCGCCCGGACGACGCTGATGGCCGGCGCGGAGTTCGTCGTCTCGCCGAGCCTCCACGAGGACGTGATCGAGACGTGCAACCGCTACGGCGCCGTCACCGCGCCCGGCGTGATGACCCCGACGGAGGCGATCCGCGGCTACGAGGCCGGCGCCGACTTCGTGAAGGTGTTCCCCGCGAAGACCGTCGGCCCGGCCCACCTCGGCGCGATGAAGGGCCCGCTCGGCCAGATCCCGATGATGCCGACCGGCGGCGTCAGCCCGGACAACGCCGGCGACTACGTCGAGGCCGGCGCGTTCGCGGTCGGCGCCGGCGGCGCCCTCGTCGACTACGACGCCGCCGACCGCGGCGACTACGAGACGATCACCGAGACCGCCCGCGAGTTCACGCGGGTCGTCGAGGAGGCGCGGACCGACGGCTGA
- a CDS encoding elongation factor EF-2 codes for MGRRKKIVQECERLMDTPENIRNIAIAAHVDHGKTTLSDNLLAGAGMISQDTAGEQLAMDTKEDEQERGITIDAANVSMTHEYEDTNHLVNLIDTPGHVDFGGDVTRAMRAVDGALVVVDAVEGAMPQTETVLRQALREGVKPALFINKVDRLISELQEGPQEMQERLMSVIADVNELIRGMAENMDDIPEDWTVSVEDGTVGFGSALYKWGVSMPSMQRTGMDFGDIMDLEQNDKRDELHERTPLSDVVLDMVCEHFPNPVDAQPRRVPRIWRGDPESDLADTMRLVDEDGEVVFMVTDISMDPHAGEIATGRVFSGTLEKGQELYVSGTAGKNRIQSVGLFMGSEREEVEHVPAGNIASVTGLRDAIAGSTVSSVEMTPFESIEHISEPVITKSVEAQNMDDLPKLIETLQQVAKEDPTIQIEINEDTGEHLISGQGELHLEVITQRIRDNQGIPVITGEPIVVFREQPQEASREVEGVSPNRHNKFYITVQPMSQDIVDAIQLGEVSMDMPELERREALQEAGMDKDTSQNVEDIHRTNILIDDTKGIQHLNETMELVLEGLQEALDDGPLAAEPVQGSLFRLHDAKLHEDTIHRGPAQVIPAVRDAVHRALIDGEVRLLEPIQDVRIDVPSEHMGAASGEIQGRRGRVDDMYQEGDLMVVEGIAPVEEMIGFSSDIRSATEGRASWNTENAGFRVLVDNLQREKIMEIRERKGMKLELPQSIDYF; via the coding sequence ATGGGCCGACGCAAGAAGATCGTTCAAGAGTGCGAGCGGCTGATGGACACTCCGGAGAACATCCGGAACATCGCCATCGCCGCCCACGTCGACCACGGGAAGACGACGCTCTCCGACAACCTGCTGGCCGGCGCCGGCATGATCTCCCAGGACACCGCGGGCGAGCAGCTCGCGATGGACACGAAGGAGGACGAACAGGAGCGCGGTATCACCATCGACGCGGCGAACGTCTCGATGACCCACGAGTACGAGGACACCAACCACCTCGTCAACCTCATCGACACCCCGGGCCACGTCGACTTCGGGGGCGACGTCACCCGCGCGATGCGCGCGGTCGACGGCGCCTTAGTGGTCGTCGACGCCGTCGAGGGCGCGATGCCTCAGACCGAGACGGTGCTCCGGCAGGCGCTCCGCGAGGGCGTGAAGCCGGCGCTGTTCATCAACAAGGTCGACCGCCTCATCTCCGAGCTTCAGGAGGGGCCCCAGGAGATGCAGGAGCGGCTGATGTCCGTCATCGCCGACGTCAACGAGCTCATCCGCGGGATGGCCGAGAACATGGACGACATCCCCGAGGACTGGACCGTCTCCGTCGAGGACGGCACGGTCGGGTTCGGCTCCGCGCTGTACAAGTGGGGCGTCTCCATGCCGTCGATGCAGCGGACCGGCATGGACTTCGGCGACATCATGGACCTCGAACAGAACGACAAGCGCGACGAGCTCCACGAGCGGACGCCGCTGTCGGACGTCGTGCTCGACATGGTCTGCGAGCACTTCCCGAACCCGGTCGACGCCCAGCCCCGCCGCGTCCCGCGCATCTGGCGCGGCGACCCCGAGTCCGACCTGGCCGACACGATGCGACTGGTCGACGAGGACGGCGAGGTCGTCTTCATGGTCACCGACATCTCGATGGACCCGCACGCGGGCGAGATCGCGACGGGCCGCGTCTTCTCCGGCACGCTGGAGAAGGGCCAGGAGCTGTACGTCTCCGGCACGGCGGGCAAGAACCGCATCCAGAGCGTCGGCCTCTTCATGGGGTCGGAGCGCGAGGAGGTGGAGCACGTCCCGGCCGGTAACATCGCCTCGGTCACCGGCCTCCGTGACGCCATCGCCGGCTCCACCGTCTCCTCCGTGGAGATGACGCCGTTCGAGTCGATCGAGCACATCTCCGAGCCGGTCATCACGAAGTCCGTCGAGGCGCAGAACATGGACGACCTGCCGAAGCTCATCGAGACGCTCCAGCAGGTCGCGAAGGAGGACCCGACGATCCAGATCGAGATCAACGAGGACACGGGCGAACACCTCATCAGCGGGCAGGGCGAGCTCCACCTCGAAGTGATCACCCAGCGGATCCGCGACAACCAGGGGATCCCGGTCATCACCGGCGAGCCGATCGTCGTCTTCCGCGAACAGCCCCAGGAGGCGTCCCGCGAGGTCGAGGGCGTCTCGCCGAACCGCCACAACAAGTTCTACATCACCGTCCAGCCGATGTCCCAGGACATCGTCGACGCCATCCAGCTCGGCGAGGTCTCGATGGACATGCCCGAACTGGAGCGCCGCGAGGCGCTCCAGGAGGCCGGCATGGACAAGGACACCTCGCAGAACGTCGAGGACATCCACCGGACCAACATCCTCATCGACGACACGAAGGGGATTCAGCACCTCAACGAGACGATGGAGCTCGTCTTAGAGGGGCTCCAGGAGGCGCTCGACGACGGGCCGCTCGCCGCCGAGCCGGTCCAGGGGTCGCTGTTCCGCCTGCACGACGCGAAGCTCCACGAGGACACCATCCACCGCGGGCCCGCGCAGGTCATCCCCGCCGTCCGCGACGCGGTCCACCGCGCGCTGATCGACGGCGAGGTCCGCCTGCTCGAGCCGATCCAGGACGTCCGGATCGACGTGCCCTCGGAGCACATGGGCGCGGCGTCCGGCGAGATCCAAGGCCGCCGCGGCCGCGTCGACGACATGTACCAGGAGGGCGACCTCATGGTCGTCGAGGGCATCGCGCCCGTCGAGGAGATGATCGGCTTCTCCTCCGACATCCGCTCGGCCACCGAGGGCCGCGCCTCGTGGAACACGGAGAATGCGGGCTTCCGCGTCCTCGTCGACAACCTCCAGCGCGAGAAGATCATGGAGATCCGCGAGCGCAAGGGGATGAAGCTCGAACTGCCGCAGTCGATCGACTACTTCTAA